Proteins from one Mauremys mutica isolate MM-2020 ecotype Southern unplaced genomic scaffold, ASM2049712v1 000330F_np12_obj, whole genome shotgun sequence genomic window:
- the KIF1C gene encoding kinesin-like protein KIF1C, producing the protein MAGASVKVAVRVRPFSSREISRDAKCVIQMQGKTTCIANPKLTKDAPKNFTFDYSYWSHTSEEDPAFASQRQVYKDIGEEMLLHAFEGYNVCIFAYGQTGAGKSYTMMGRQEPGQQGIIPQLCEDLFARVAESRSPDLSYSVEVSYMEIYCERVRDLLNPKNRGHLRVREHPIMGPYVEDLSKLAVTSFADIADLMDCGNKARTVAATNMNETSSRSHAVFTIVFTQRRHDELTDLDTEKVSKISLVDLAGSERAESSGAKGMRLKEGANINKSLTTLGKVISALAEMQNNKKKKSDFIPYRDSVLTWLLKENLGGNSRTAMIAALSPADVCYEETLSTLRYADRTKQIRCNAVINEDPNARLIRELKEEVARLRELLFAQGLSDAPLLGGLKGEAPDSCSPRPFDPAAEPRSPGPLNGGSEPFPTLEEQVICTEEAMERLQETEKIIAELNETWEEKLRKTEALRMEREALLAEMGVAVREDGGTVGVFSPKKTPHLVNLNEDPLMSECLLYHIKDGLTRVGQVDVDIKLTGQFIREQHCVFQSRTGPAGEAIVTLEPCEGAETYVNGKQVTEPLVLRSGNRIVMGKNHVFRFNHPEQTRLERERSAPAEPPPEPVDWNFAQRELLEEQGIDIKLEMEKRLQDLENQYRREKEEADLLLEQQRLYADSDSGDDSDKRSCEESWRLISSLREKLPATTVQGIVKRCGLPSSGKRREPLRVYQIPQRRRLAKDPRWVTLADLKMQAVKEICYEVALNDFRHARQEIEAMSIVKMKELCRLYAKRDPHEKESWRAVARDVWDTVGVGEERGDGEPGGPHPAVDDLRAHIDKLTDILQEVKIQNNMKDEEIRALRHRMVKMERVIPISQEDGAAEEPAYDWSSPLLEAGSREEPEPEPAPERSHERVCRLMEQDPAFRRGRLRWLKQEQARLQSLQQQQLGKCFRRQPHAPGKFVPPQDCKLRFPFKSSPHHRYSWGPTSAFLVAGGEEPRPEGDGPGQEPAPGSPRPRRPHPPGGPQHKHCSRPAARAPHRRNSLDGGGRAKPSRPGAPEHHPARKHNYYPQQHQPYPPHRPQPAPRPPYAAPPRMRRQHSAPELQEPGTPV; encoded by the exons ATGGCCGGCGCCTCCGTCAAAGTAGCCGTAAGAGTTCGGCCTTTCAGCTCCCGGGAGATCAGCCGGGACGCGAAATGCGTCATCCAGATGCAAGGGAAAACCACGT GTATCGCCAATCCCAAGCTGACAAAAGATGCTCCCAAAAACTTCACCTTCGATTATTCCTACTGGTCCCACACCTCG gaggagGACCCCGCCTTCGCCTCCCAGCGGCAGGTGTACAAGGACATCGGGGAGGAGATGCTGCTTCACGCCTTCGAGGGCTACAACGTCTGTATCTTCGCCTACGGCCAGACCGGGGCCGGCAAGTCCTACACCATGATGGGCCGGCAGGAgccggggcagcaggggatcaTCCCCCAG CTCTGTGAGGATTTGTTCGCCCGGGTCGCCGAGAGCCGCTCCCCCGACCTGTCCTACTCCGTGGAG gtaAGCTACATGGAGATCTACTGCGAGCGGGTGCGGGACCTGCTGAACCCCAAGAACCGGGGGCACCTGCGCGTGCGGGAGCACCCCATCATGGGCCCCTACGTGGAGGACCTGTCCAAGCTGGCCGTCACCTCCTTCGCCGACATCGCCGACCTCATGGACTGCGGGAACAAGGCCAG GACCGTGGCCGCCACCAACATGAACGAAACCAGCAGCCGCTCGCACGCCGTGTTCACCATCGTTTTCACGCAGAGGAGACACGACGAGCTGACCGACCTCGACACCGAGAag gtCAGCAAAATCAGCCTGGTGGATCTGGCCGGCAGCGAGCGAGCCGAGTCGTCCGGCGCCAAGGGCATGAGGTTAAAG GAAGGTGCGAACATCAACAAATCCCTCACCACGCTGGGGAAGGTGATCTCCGCCCTGGCCGAGATG CAAAACAACAAGAAGAAGAAATCGGATTTCATCCCTTACCGCGACTCGGTGCTCACCTGGCTGCTGAAGGAGAACCTGG gcggtaACTCCCGCACGGCCATGATCGCCGCCCTCAGCCCGGCCGACGTCTGCTACGAGGAGACGCTCAGCACGCTCCG ctacGCGGACCGGACCAAGCAGATCCGGTGCAACGCGGTGATCAACGAGGACCCGAACGCGCGGCTCATCCGGGAGCTGAAGGAGGAGGTGGCCCGGCTGAGGGAGCTGCTCTTCGCCCAGGGCCTCTCCGACGCCCCCCTCCTCGGCG GCTTGAAGGGGGAGGCGCCTGATAGCTGCTCCCCGCGGCCCTTCGACCCCGCGGCCGAGCCCCGGTCCCCCGGCCCCCTCAACGGGGGGTCCGAGCCCTTCCCCACCCTGGAGGAGCAGGTCATCTGCACGGAGGAGGCAATGGAGAGGCTGCAG GAGACGGAGAAAATCATCGCGGAGCTGAACGAGACGTGGGAGGAGAAGCTGCGGAAAACCGAGGCTCTTCGGATGGAGAG GGAGGCGCTCCTGGCCGAGATGGGCGTGGCCGTGCGGGAAGACGGTGGCACGGTGGGGGTCTTCTCCCCGAAAAAG ACCCCGCACCTGGTGAACCTGAACGAGGACCCGCTCATGTCGGAGTGTCTGCTCTACCACATCAAGGACGGCCTGACCAG GGTGGGCCAGGTGGACGTCGACATCAAGCTGACGGGACAGTTCATCAGAGAGCAGCACTGCGTGTTCCAGAGCCGCACCGGCCCCGCCGGGGAAG CCATCGTCACGCTGGAGCCGTGCGAGGGGGCTGAGACCTACGTCAACGGCAAGCAGGTGACGGAGCCGCTGGTCCTGAGGTCAG GTAACCGCATCGTGATGGGGAAGAACCACGTTTTCCGCTTCAACCACCCGGAGCAGACGCGGCTGGAGCGGGAGCGCAGcgcccccgccgagcccccgcccgaGCCCGTCGACTGGAACTTCGCCCAgcgggagctgctggaggagcagggcaTCGACATCAAGCTGGAGATGGAGAAGAG GCTCCAGGACCTGGAGAACCAGTACCGgcgggagaaggaggaggccgaTCTGCTCCTGGAGCAGCAGAGGCTG tACGCGGACTCGGACAGCGGGGACGACTCGGACAAGCGCTCGTGCGAGGAGAGCTGGCGGCTGATCTCCTCGCTGCGGGAGAAGCTGCCGGCCACCACGGTGCAGGGCATCGTGAAGCGCTGCGGCCTGCCGAGCAGCGGCAAGCGGCGGGAGCCCCTCCGGGTCTACCAGATCCCGCAGCGCCGGCGCCTGGCCAAGGACCCGCGCTGGGTCACGCTGGCCGACCTGAAGATGCAGGCGGTGAAGGAGATCTGCTACGAGGTGGCGCTCAACGACTTCCGGCACGCGCGGCAGGAGATCGAGGCCATGAGCATCGTCAAGATGAAGGAGCTGTGCCGGCTCTACGCCAAGCGCGACCCCCACGAGAAGGAGAGCTGGCGGGCCGTGGCCCGGGACGTCTGGGACACCGTGGGGGTGGGCGAGGAGCGGGGCGACGGGGAgccggggggcccccacccggccGTGGACGACCTGCGGGCCCACATCGACAAGCTGACCGACATCCTGCAGGAGGTCAAGATCCAGAACAACATGAAGGACGAGGAGATCCGGGCCCTGCGCCACCGCATGGTCAAGATGGAGCGAGTCATCCCCATCTCCCAG GAGGACGGGGCGGCCGAGGAGCCGGCGTACGACTGGAGCTCCCCGCTGTTGGAGGCGGGGTCCCGggaggagccggagccggagccggcgcCGGAGCGGAGCCACGAGCGCGTGTGCCGGCTGATGGAGCAGGACCCGGCCTTCCGGCGCGGCCGCCTGCGCTGGCTGAAGCAGGAGCAGGCCCGGCTCCagagcctccagcagcagcagctcggcAAGTGCTTCCGCCGCCAGCCCCACGCCCCCGGCAAGTTCGTGCCCCCCCAGGACTGCAAGCTGCGTTTCCCTTTTAAGAGCAGCCCCCACCACCGCTACTCCTGGGGCCCCACCTCGGCCTTCCTGGTGGCCGGGGGCGAGGAGCCGCGGCCGGAGGGCGACGGGCCGGGACAGGAGCCGGCCCCGGGgtcgccccggccccggcggccccacccccccggcgGCCCCCAGCACAAACACTGCAGCCGCCCCGCGGCCCGGGCCCCCCACCGGCGCAACTCCCTGGACGGGGGGGGCCGCGCCAAGCCCTCCCGCCCGGGCGCGCCGGAGCACCACCCCGCCCGCAAGCACAACTATTACCCGCAGCAGCACCAGCCGTACCCGCCGCACCGCCCCCAGCCGGCCCCCCGCCCGCCCtacgccgccccgccccgcaTGCGCCGCCAGCACTCCGCCCCCGAGCTGCAGGAGCCGGGCACCCCGGTGTAG
- the PCOLCE gene encoding procollagen C-endopeptidase enhancer 1 isoform X1 → MSPARSPLLPLLLLWGCAMGQSDPPPAPASNATRPVFLCGGEHVGDSGYIASEGFPNHYPPSKTCTWTITVPEGQVVILSFRVFDLEPDPGCRYDSLEVFNGHSATGQRLGRFCGTFRPGALLSTGNRMMLRMVTDEGTGGRGFLVWFSAGLPHVNGRPRGRQKWGANHIDSRLAWEPWHYWDEHQFCGGKLEKAQGSLKTPNWPESNYPAGISCSWHIIAPVGQVVELTFGKFDVEDDTYCRYDYVAVFNGGATDDSRRVGKFCGDRAPGPIYSEGNELLVQFVSDLSVTADGFAASYAVKSPSEATDKATKPAPGIFPGSKPGQAGAKPAGKPKPAPEPKPTARAPPEAEPPSAQTPATVQCPQKCRRSGSLQSHFCANDFVITGTVKTAVRGAGDRVTATISLLNTYKAGALSLPQAEKGATLRLEVPCRQCPALKKGSSYIFMGRVDAEGVGELSPENFVVPYRQQQHQILTTLSKRPCGAAPKKKNA, encoded by the exons atgaGTCCGGCCCGGAGcccgctgctgccgctgctgctgctatgGGGCTGCGCCATGGGGCAGAGcgacccgccccccgcccccgcctctaaCGCCACGAG GCCCGTGTTCCTGTGCGGCGGGGAACACGTGGGCGACTCGGGGTACATCGCCAGCGAGGGGTTCCCCAACCACTACCCGCCCAGCAAGACCTGCACCTGGACCATCACG GTGCCCGAGGGCCAGGTGGTGATTCTCTCCTTCCGCGTCTTCGACCTGGAGCCGGACCCCGGCTGCCGCTACGACTCGCTGGAGGTTTTCAACGGGCACTCGGCCACCGGCCAGCGGCTGGGCCGCTTCTGCGGCACCTTCCGGCCCGGGGCCCTGCTCTCCACCGGCAACCGCATGATGCTGCGCATGGTGACGGACGAGGGCACCGGGGGCCGCGGCTTCCTGGTCTGGTTCAGCGCCGGCCTGCCCCACGTCAACG GCCGGCCGCGCGGAAGGCAGAAGTGGGGAGCTAACCATATAGACTCCCGGTTGGCTTGGGAGCCCTGGCACTATTGGGACG AGCATCAGTTCTGTGGGGGGAAGCTGGAGAAGGCCCAGGGAAGCCTCAAGACCCCGAACTGGCCTGAGAGCAACTACCCGGCCGGGATCAGCTGTTCCTGGCACATCATCGCGCCCGTGGGCCAG GTGGTGGAACTGACCTTCGGGAAGTTTGACGTGGAGGACGACACCTACTGTCGCTACGACTACGTGGCCGTTTTCAACGGGGGGGCCACCGACGACTCCCGGCGCGTCGGCAAGTTCTGCGGCGACCGCGCCCCCGG CCCCATCTACTCAGAGGGGAACGAGCTCCTGGTTCAGTTCGTCTCGGATCTCAGCGTCACGGCCGACGGCTTCGCCGCCTCCTACGCCGTCAAGAGCCCCTCGGAGGCGACCGACAAGGCCACGAAACCCGCCCCCGGGATCTTCCCCGGCTCCAAACCGGGCCAGGCCGGCGCCAAGCCCGCCGGGAAACCGAAACCGGCGCCCGAGCCCAAACCCACCGCCCGGGCCCCGCCCGAGGCCGAGCCACCCAGTGCCCAGACGCCGG ccaCGGTTCAGTGCCCCCAGAAATGCCGCCGGTCAGGAAGTCTCCAGAGCCACTTCTGTGCCAACGACTTTG TTATCACCGGCACCGTGAAAACCGCCGTGCGAGGGGCCGGCGACCGGGTCACAGCTACCATCTCGCTCCTCAACACCTACAAGGCCGGAGCCCTCAGCCTGCCCCAGGCCGAGAAAGGGGCCACCCTGCGCCTGGAGGTGCCCTGCCGCCAGTGCCCCGCCCTCAAGAAAG gtTCCAGCTACATCTTCATGGGCCGGGTGGACGCCGAGGGGGTCGGCGAATTGTCCCCCGAGAACTTCGTGGTCCCGTatcggcagcagcagcaccagatcCTCACCACACTCAGCAAGCGGCCGTGCGGGGCGGCCCCGAAGAAGAAGAACGCGTGA
- the PCOLCE gene encoding procollagen C-endopeptidase enhancer 1 isoform X2, whose amino-acid sequence MSPARSPLLPLLLLWGCAMGQSDPPPAPASNATRPVFLCGGEHVGDSGYIASEGFPNHYPPSKTCTWTITVPEGQVVILSFRVFDLEPDPGCRYDSLEVFNGHSATGQRLGRFCGTFRPGALLSTGNRMMLRMVTDEGTGGRGFLVWFSAGLPHVNEHQFCGGKLEKAQGSLKTPNWPESNYPAGISCSWHIIAPVGQVVELTFGKFDVEDDTYCRYDYVAVFNGGATDDSRRVGKFCGDRAPGPIYSEGNELLVQFVSDLSVTADGFAASYAVKSPSEATDKATKPAPGIFPGSKPGQAGAKPAGKPKPAPEPKPTARAPPEAEPPSAQTPATVQCPQKCRRSGSLQSHFCANDFVITGTVKTAVRGAGDRVTATISLLNTYKAGALSLPQAEKGATLRLEVPCRQCPALKKGSSYIFMGRVDAEGVGELSPENFVVPYRQQQHQILTTLSKRPCGAAPKKKNA is encoded by the exons atgaGTCCGGCCCGGAGcccgctgctgccgctgctgctgctatgGGGCTGCGCCATGGGGCAGAGcgacccgccccccgcccccgcctctaaCGCCACGAG GCCCGTGTTCCTGTGCGGCGGGGAACACGTGGGCGACTCGGGGTACATCGCCAGCGAGGGGTTCCCCAACCACTACCCGCCCAGCAAGACCTGCACCTGGACCATCACG GTGCCCGAGGGCCAGGTGGTGATTCTCTCCTTCCGCGTCTTCGACCTGGAGCCGGACCCCGGCTGCCGCTACGACTCGCTGGAGGTTTTCAACGGGCACTCGGCCACCGGCCAGCGGCTGGGCCGCTTCTGCGGCACCTTCCGGCCCGGGGCCCTGCTCTCCACCGGCAACCGCATGATGCTGCGCATGGTGACGGACGAGGGCACCGGGGGCCGCGGCTTCCTGGTCTGGTTCAGCGCCGGCCTGCCCCACGTCAACG AGCATCAGTTCTGTGGGGGGAAGCTGGAGAAGGCCCAGGGAAGCCTCAAGACCCCGAACTGGCCTGAGAGCAACTACCCGGCCGGGATCAGCTGTTCCTGGCACATCATCGCGCCCGTGGGCCAG GTGGTGGAACTGACCTTCGGGAAGTTTGACGTGGAGGACGACACCTACTGTCGCTACGACTACGTGGCCGTTTTCAACGGGGGGGCCACCGACGACTCCCGGCGCGTCGGCAAGTTCTGCGGCGACCGCGCCCCCGG CCCCATCTACTCAGAGGGGAACGAGCTCCTGGTTCAGTTCGTCTCGGATCTCAGCGTCACGGCCGACGGCTTCGCCGCCTCCTACGCCGTCAAGAGCCCCTCGGAGGCGACCGACAAGGCCACGAAACCCGCCCCCGGGATCTTCCCCGGCTCCAAACCGGGCCAGGCCGGCGCCAAGCCCGCCGGGAAACCGAAACCGGCGCCCGAGCCCAAACCCACCGCCCGGGCCCCGCCCGAGGCCGAGCCACCCAGTGCCCAGACGCCGG ccaCGGTTCAGTGCCCCCAGAAATGCCGCCGGTCAGGAAGTCTCCAGAGCCACTTCTGTGCCAACGACTTTG TTATCACCGGCACCGTGAAAACCGCCGTGCGAGGGGCCGGCGACCGGGTCACAGCTACCATCTCGCTCCTCAACACCTACAAGGCCGGAGCCCTCAGCCTGCCCCAGGCCGAGAAAGGGGCCACCCTGCGCCTGGAGGTGCCCTGCCGCCAGTGCCCCGCCCTCAAGAAAG gtTCCAGCTACATCTTCATGGGCCGGGTGGACGCCGAGGGGGTCGGCGAATTGTCCCCCGAGAACTTCGTGGTCCCGTatcggcagcagcagcaccagatcCTCACCACACTCAGCAAGCGGCCGTGCGGGGCGGCCCCGAAGAAGAAGAACGCGTGA